From a region of the Coprococcus comes ATCC 27758 genome:
- the thiF gene encoding sulfur carrier protein ThiS adenylyltransferase ThiF, translated as MYHTLTKEEIYTALDERHSPETQKLLSAGNVAIAGLGGLGSNVAYALARIGVGHLHLIDFDVVDITNLNRQQYFMEHIGMYKTDALKSLLLKINPYLDIRTDCVKVTDDNLQELFADATIVCEAFDNPEAKAMLVNGILEHFPEKKLVSATGMAGYGSSNTIITKRIMKNFYLCGDGVTAPTYGHGLMAPRVAICAAHEANMITRLILGEEEI; from the coding sequence ATGTATCATACACTTACAAAAGAAGAAATCTACACCGCCCTTGACGAGCGACATTCACCGGAGACGCAGAAGCTTCTCTCGGCAGGAAATGTAGCGATCGCAGGGCTTGGCGGTCTTGGCTCTAATGTTGCTTATGCGCTTGCACGGATTGGTGTCGGTCATCTTCACCTGATTGATTTTGACGTAGTTGACATTACCAATCTGAACCGCCAGCAATATTTCATGGAGCATATCGGAATGTACAAGACCGATGCCCTGAAATCCCTGCTTCTGAAGATCAATCCGTATCTGGATATCCGCACGGACTGTGTAAAAGTTACGGACGATAATCTGCAGGAATTATTTGCAGATGCCACAATTGTCTGCGAAGCTTTTGATAATCCGGAAGCCAAAGCAATGCTGGTCAATGGAATTCTGGAACATTTTCCAGAGAAAAAGCTCGTATCCGCAACCGGAATGGCCGGCTATGGAAGCAGCAATACCATTATCACAAAACGGATCATGAAAAACTTTTATCTGTGTGGTGATGGCGTGACAGCACCAACTTACGGTCATGGACTGATGGCGCCGCGTGTTGCCATCTGTGCCGCACATGAAGCCAACATGATCACGCGGCTGATCCTCGGTGAAGAAGAAATTTAA
- a CDS encoding thiazole synthase, protein MSTNEDKFILGGHEFTSRFILGSGKFSLDLVKACIEKAEAQIITLALRRANEGGLANILDYIPDNVTLLPNTSGARNAEEAVRIARLSREVGCGDFVKIEVVHDSKYLLPDNYETIKATEILAKEGFVVMPYMYPDLNAARALADAGAACIMPLGSPIGSNKGLSTKDFIQILIDEIDLPIIVDAGIGRPSQACEAMEMGASAVMANTAIATAGNVPAMAEAFKKAIEAGRSAYLSGLGRTIERGASASSPLTGFLEN, encoded by the coding sequence ATGAGTACAAATGAAGATAAATTTATCCTGGGAGGTCATGAATTCACTTCCCGTTTTATTCTCGGATCCGGTAAATTTTCTCTGGATCTTGTAAAAGCCTGTATCGAAAAAGCAGAAGCTCAGATCATCACACTTGCCCTGCGTCGCGCAAATGAAGGCGGTCTTGCAAATATCCTGGACTATATTCCGGACAATGTAACCCTGCTTCCAAATACATCCGGTGCACGTAATGCTGAGGAGGCAGTCCGTATCGCCAGACTTTCCCGTGAAGTCGGATGCGGCGACTTTGTAAAGATCGAAGTCGTTCATGATTCCAAATACCTGCTTCCGGACAACTACGAAACCATCAAAGCAACAGAAATCCTTGCAAAAGAAGGCTTTGTTGTCATGCCGTATATGTACCCGGATCTGAATGCTGCAAGAGCACTTGCTGATGCCGGAGCTGCCTGCATTATGCCGCTCGGCTCTCCAATCGGTTCCAACAAAGGGCTCAGCACAAAGGATTTCATCCAGATCCTGATTGATGAGATCGATCTGCCGATCATCGTTGATGCCGGAATCGGTCGCCCTTCCCAGGCTTGTGAAGCCATGGAAATGGGTGCTTCCGCTGTCATGGCAAATACTGCTATCGCAACTGCAGGAAATGTTCCTGCCATGGCAGAAGCTTTCAAAAAAGCCATTGAAGCCGGACGCAGTGCTTATCTTTCCGGACTGGGACGCACCATCGAAAGAGGCGCAAGCGCATCCTCACCTCTGACAGGATTCTTAGAGAATTAG
- a CDS encoding MarR family winged helix-turn-helix transcriptional regulator: MQTGKKINQISNRLRRRSRAIQETIGISGAQGNILNYILVESQNRSVYQKDIEQEFGLRPSTATETLKSLEKNGLIKRETDPNDGRYKKIVFTEKAEQIEAVLKSEIEESETILLQGVTKEERQEFLRIAEKMLQNLDTFPANTVKKNTGRKKQHGGRTDE; encoded by the coding sequence ATGCAGACAGGAAAGAAGATCAATCAGATTTCCAACCGTCTCCGTAGACGGTCCAGGGCAATCCAGGAAACAATCGGGATCAGCGGTGCACAGGGAAATATTTTAAATTATATTTTAGTAGAATCTCAGAACAGATCTGTCTATCAGAAGGATATTGAACAGGAATTCGGACTTCGTCCTTCCACGGCAACAGAGACACTGAAATCTTTGGAGAAAAATGGACTGATAAAAAGAGAGACTGATCCAAATGATGGAAGATATAAGAAAATCGTATTTACTGAAAAAGCAGAGCAGATAGAAGCTGTGCTTAAGAGTGAGATCGAAGAGTCGGAAACGATTTTGCTGCAGGGAGTGACAAAAGAAGAACGGCAGGAATTTCTGAGGATCGCAGAGAAAATGTTGCAGAATCTGGATACTTTTCCTGCGAATACGGTAAAGAAAAACACAGGCAGAAAAAAACAGCACGGAGGACGGACAGATGAATGA
- the thiS gene encoding sulfur carrier protein ThiS, which produces MITVNGKEVTLTGPLSVADYLEQNNYQIKRIAVEMNGDILPKYSYSDTMLKDGDRLEVVSFVGGG; this is translated from the coding sequence ATGATTACAGTTAATGGTAAAGAAGTTACTCTGACCGGACCGCTCAGTGTTGCGGATTATCTGGAACAAAACAATTATCAGATCAAACGGATCGCCGTTGAAATGAATGGTGATATTTTACCAAAATACAGCTATTCTGACACCATGCTCAAAGACGGGGACCGTCTGGAGGTTGTAAGTTTTGTAGGAGGAGGCTAA
- a CDS encoding carbon starvation protein A: protein MNTLVIVLIAAVLLSCAYVFYGRWLANKWGIDPKAETPAKKFEDGKDYVPTDGWTVFSHQFSSIAGAGPVTGAIQAAVFGWVPVFLWIIVGGIFFGAVTDFGALYASVKNEGKSMGLLIEKYIGKFGRKVFLLFCWLFTLLVIAAFADMVAGTFNAYTEVDGVVKLADAAKTNGAAGTISLLFIVFAMIFGLVQKKFRFHGWKETVVGLVFTVAALGLGMLVPITATKDTWTYITFVYIFFTAVLPMWILKQPRDTMTTYMFIGMIAGAALGLLVAHPTMNLPVFTGFHNDTLGDMFPILFVTVACGAVSGFHSLVSSGTSSKTVSNEKDMLKVGYGAMVLESLLAVIALCVAGAAAAADGTPAAGTPFQVFSSGVAGFFEMFGIPVYIAQCFMTMCVSALALTSLDAVSRIGRMSFQELFSVDDMEHAEGWRKLLCNTYFSTIVTLLCAYVLTRIGYANIWPLFGSANQLLSALVLVTLCVFMKVTGRSNKMLFAPLIIMLCVTGTALVERTIGLVKAYAAGSATFLVEGLQLIIAVLLMALGLVIVINSLKAYFGAKKESEA, encoded by the coding sequence ATGAATACATTAGTTATCGTATTGATCGCAGCAGTACTTCTTAGCTGTGCATATGTATTCTATGGCCGCTGGCTCGCTAATAAGTGGGGAATCGATCCTAAAGCAGAGACTCCGGCAAAGAAATTTGAAGATGGAAAGGATTATGTTCCGACAGACGGATGGACCGTATTCAGTCATCAGTTTTCGTCAATTGCAGGTGCAGGTCCTGTTACCGGTGCAATTCAGGCGGCGGTATTTGGATGGGTTCCGGTATTCCTGTGGATCATCGTTGGAGGTATTTTCTTCGGTGCTGTTACAGACTTTGGTGCACTGTATGCCAGTGTAAAGAACGAAGGAAAGTCTATGGGACTTCTGATCGAAAAATATATCGGTAAATTCGGACGAAAAGTATTCCTGCTTTTCTGCTGGCTGTTTACACTTCTTGTAATTGCAGCATTCGCAGATATGGTTGCAGGTACATTTAACGCTTACACAGAAGTAGACGGTGTCGTAAAACTTGCAGATGCAGCAAAGACAAACGGAGCTGCAGGAACCATTTCCCTGCTGTTTATCGTATTTGCTATGATCTTTGGTCTGGTACAGAAAAAATTCCGGTTTCACGGATGGAAAGAAACAGTTGTCGGTCTTGTATTTACAGTAGCTGCTCTTGGTCTTGGTATGTTAGTACCGATCACAGCAACAAAAGATACATGGACTTACATTACATTTGTATATATCTTCTTTACAGCAGTACTTCCGATGTGGATCTTAAAGCAGCCTCGTGATACCATGACAACTTATATGTTCATCGGTATGATCGCAGGAGCTGCACTGGGACTTCTGGTTGCACATCCAACCATGAACCTTCCGGTATTTACAGGCTTCCACAATGATACACTTGGAGATATGTTCCCAATCCTGTTCGTTACCGTGGCATGCGGTGCTGTATCAGGTTTCCACAGCCTTGTTTCATCAGGTACATCATCTAAGACTGTATCCAATGAAAAGGATATGCTGAAGGTTGGATACGGAGCAATGGTTCTGGAAAGTCTTCTTGCAGTTATCGCACTTTGCGTAGCTGGTGCAGCTGCAGCAGCAGACGGAACACCGGCAGCCGGAACACCATTCCAGGTATTCTCAAGCGGTGTTGCAGGATTCTTTGAAATGTTCGGTATTCCGGTTTACATCGCACAGTGCTTCATGACCATGTGTGTATCTGCACTTGCACTTACCAGTCTGGATGCTGTTTCACGTATCGGACGTATGAGTTTCCAGGAACTTTTCAGTGTAGATGATATGGAACATGCAGAAGGATGGAGAAAACTCCTTTGCAATACATATTTCTCAACAATCGTGACTCTGTTATGTGCTTACGTTCTGACACGTATCGGATATGCAAATATCTGGCCACTGTTCGGATCAGCAAACCAGTTACTGTCAGCACTTGTACTTGTAACACTTTGTGTATTCATGAAGGTAACAGGAAGAAGCAACAAGATGCTGTTCGCACCGCTGATCATCATGCTTTGTGTAACAGGAACCGCACTGGTAGAGAGAACCATCGGACTTGTAAAAGCATATGCAGCAGGTTCCGCTACTTTCCTTGTAGAAGGACTTCAGCTGATCATCGCAGTTCTGCTGATGGCACTCGGACTTGTTATTGTGATCAATTCTCTGAAGGCTTACTTTGGAGCTAAGAAAGAGTCTGAAGCTTAG
- a CDS encoding dipeptidase, producing MKYIIDGHFDLLSDVAVRRKNGEHKVIERLYYPAFKKGNVTGIVASLFVDSQYLPYGSVSIALEQIAALHCEISESPELLMLCTCADDFVKAALEKKVGILLSFEGAEPVSSCLMLHAFYAAGVRGLGLTWSRRNMAADGCDFTGNAKKGGLTDFGQMLVKEAESLNMIIDLSHLSDEGVDDVLSITSCPLIASHSNARAVAHNNRNLKDEHLKEIARRGGVVGLNACSIINADTGSTADRRQMLAHLDYMIEVMGEQHVGFGFDFCDLFLKNSSAQDLSLMPEFPFDILSGGHADIPDFLQNMKEHNYSDERISLLAGKNWLYAFEKILKK from the coding sequence ATGAAATATATTATTGATGGACATTTTGACCTGCTAAGCGATGTCGCTGTACGCCGCAAAAATGGTGAGCACAAGGTCATCGAAAGATTGTACTATCCTGCATTCAAAAAAGGAAATGTTACCGGAATCGTTGCCTCACTCTTTGTAGACAGCCAGTACCTGCCTTACGGAAGTGTTTCCATCGCTCTGGAACAGATTGCAGCTCTCCACTGTGAGATCAGCGAAAGTCCGGAACTTCTTATGCTTTGTACATGTGCCGATGACTTTGTAAAAGCTGCTCTGGAAAAAAAGGTCGGTATCCTTCTCTCCTTTGAAGGAGCAGAACCGGTATCTTCCTGCCTCATGTTACACGCATTCTACGCCGCAGGCGTAAGAGGACTGGGACTTACCTGGAGCCGCAGAAATATGGCAGCTGACGGCTGTGATTTTACCGGAAATGCGAAAAAAGGCGGTCTGACTGACTTTGGTCAAATGCTTGTAAAAGAAGCTGAATCTTTAAACATGATCATTGATCTCAGTCATTTAAGTGATGAGGGCGTAGATGATGTCTTATCCATTACCTCCTGCCCACTAATCGCATCACATTCTAATGCACGGGCGGTTGCTCATAACAATAGGAATTTGAAGGATGAGCATTTAAAAGAAATCGCCAGACGTGGCGGTGTTGTGGGACTGAATGCCTGCAGTATCATTAACGCGGATACCGGCAGCACAGCTGACCGCCGGCAAATGCTTGCACACTTAGATTACATGATTGAGGTAATGGGAGAACAGCATGTCGGTTTCGGATTTGACTTTTGCGATCTCTTCTTAAAGAACAGTTCCGCACAAGACTTATCCCTGATGCCGGAGTTTCCTTTCGACATTCTCTCCGGCGGTCATGCGGACATTCCGGATTTCTTGCAGAATATGAAAGAACATAATTATTCAGATGAACGGATTTCTCTGCTTGCAGGCAAAAACTGGCTTTATGCATTCGAAAAAATCCTAAAAAAATAG
- a CDS encoding MATE family efflux transporter, with translation MNENELMGSMKVSKAVAKMAIPSVISSLVTVVYNMADTFFVGQTGDPLQVAAVSLTNPIFILLMAFANMFGMGGSAVASMAMGEKNEKRVKNTSAFVTYASLIVGILFALILIFFMKPLLYTFGANSQTYEMAKGYIFHVSYGAPFIIWSAAASFIVRAEGASSEAMIGSMIGTVANIVLDPVFISGLGMGAAGAAIATTIGNILASIYYLWYFMKKSKSFSVSPKYFKCGEQVLSRVCSIGFPTAIFSALMSVSTIVLNQILVKYGNAPVAAIGIVFKANMFITFLQMGLANGVQPLMGYNFGAGNQKRFMEVDCFTKKCCLVVGILATALFFFFREPIIHLFINDKDVIYYGVKMLVAYMVSGPFIGILFVNMNCMQSTGDALPATILSVLRQGLLLIPLLYLLNAVFGLNGVIYGQALTDCVAIVLSMYIWGRKKRKLKSE, from the coding sequence ATGAATGAAAATGAACTGATGGGAAGTATGAAGGTGTCAAAAGCCGTTGCGAAGATGGCAATACCAAGCGTGATCAGCAGTCTGGTCACGGTTGTCTACAATATGGCAGACACCTTTTTTGTTGGACAGACTGGGGATCCACTGCAGGTAGCAGCGGTCAGTCTGACCAATCCGATATTTATTTTACTGATGGCATTTGCAAATATGTTTGGTATGGGTGGAAGTGCCGTTGCATCTATGGCGATGGGAGAAAAAAATGAGAAACGGGTAAAGAATACATCGGCATTTGTAACCTATGCATCACTGATTGTCGGGATTTTATTTGCTTTGATCCTGATTTTCTTTATGAAACCGCTCCTTTACACATTTGGTGCGAACAGTCAGACTTATGAGATGGCAAAAGGTTATATATTTCACGTTTCCTATGGTGCACCATTTATCATCTGGTCAGCAGCGGCAAGCTTTATCGTTCGTGCGGAAGGTGCAAGCAGTGAGGCGATGATCGGAAGTATGATCGGTACAGTTGCCAACATTGTTCTGGATCCGGTATTTATCAGCGGACTTGGAATGGGGGCGGCAGGGGCTGCGATTGCGACAACGATCGGCAATATTCTGGCAAGCATTTATTATCTCTGGTATTTCATGAAAAAGAGTAAAAGCTTTTCCGTCAGTCCGAAGTATTTCAAATGCGGAGAGCAGGTTTTATCAAGGGTATGTTCGATCGGTTTTCCGACCGCAATTTTTTCAGCACTGATGAGTGTATCAACGATCGTGCTGAATCAGATTCTGGTCAAGTACGGAAATGCACCGGTGGCGGCGATTGGAATTGTATTCAAGGCAAATATGTTTATTACCTTCCTTCAAATGGGACTTGCCAACGGCGTGCAGCCGCTGATGGGTTACAATTTTGGGGCAGGCAATCAGAAACGTTTTATGGAAGTGGACTGTTTTACGAAAAAATGCTGTCTGGTCGTTGGAATCCTGGCGACGGCATTATTTTTCTTTTTTCGAGAACCAATTATCCACCTGTTCATTAACGATAAAGACGTTATATATTATGGCGTGAAAATGCTGGTCGCATATATGGTTTCCGGACCGTTTATCGGAATCCTTTTTGTAAATATGAACTGCATGCAGTCTACTGGAGATGCACTTCCAGCAACGATTCTGTCGGTGCTCCGACAGGGACTTCTGCTGATTCCCTTACTGTATCTGTTGAATGCAGTATTCGGATTAAACGGAGTCATTTACGGACAGGCACTTACGGATTGCGTGGCGATTGTACTGTCCATGTATATCTGGGGAAGAAAGAAGAGAAAATTAAAGAGTGAATAA
- a CDS encoding IS110 family transposase — protein sequence MNAVGIDVSKGKSTVTIRKPGDVVLMSPCDIPHTQSAINDLIKQIKSLEGETKVCMEHTGRYYEPVATWLSDAGIFVSAVNPILIRDFGDDSLRTPKTDKADSKKIARYTLDRWAKLKQYGIMDKTRNQLKTMNRQFGFYMAQKTAMKNNLIALIDQTYPGANDFFDSPARNDGSQKWVDFIHTYWHVDCVRSKSLNAFTEHYQNWCKRKNYNFSAEKAAKIYQISSDLIAVFPKNDITKMLIWQAVALLNTASKTVESLRSKMNELASTLPEYPVVMDMNGVGATLGPQLIAEIGDVSRFTHREALTAFAGVDPGKNDSGKHIQNSVRTSKKGSPYLRKTLFQIMDSLIKRSPVDDPVYAFMDKKRSEGKPYYVYMTAGANKFLRIYYGRVREYLSNLSNNETI from the coding sequence ATGAACGCTGTTGGTATTGATGTTTCCAAAGGAAAAAGCACTGTCACTATCCGAAAACCAGGAGATGTGGTTCTTATGTCCCCCTGCGATATCCCTCACACCCAGTCTGCCATAAACGACCTGATCAAACAGATCAAAAGCCTTGAAGGCGAAACCAAAGTCTGCATGGAGCATACCGGCAGATACTATGAACCGGTTGCCACATGGCTTTCTGATGCCGGTATCTTTGTCAGTGCCGTAAATCCTATCCTGATCAGAGATTTCGGTGATGATTCCCTCCGCACACCCAAGACAGATAAGGCAGATTCTAAAAAAATCGCACGTTATACTCTTGACCGTTGGGCTAAACTGAAGCAATATGGAATCATGGATAAAACACGTAACCAACTAAAAACTATGAACCGACAATTTGGATTCTATATGGCTCAGAAAACTGCAATGAAAAACAATCTCATTGCGCTGATCGACCAGACTTATCCGGGAGCCAATGATTTCTTTGACAGTCCTGCCCGCAATGACGGCAGCCAAAAATGGGTAGATTTCATTCATACCTACTGGCATGTCGATTGCGTCCGCTCCAAGTCATTAAATGCCTTTACGGAGCATTACCAGAATTGGTGCAAACGTAAAAACTATAACTTCAGTGCAGAGAAAGCAGCGAAAATTTATCAAATTTCCTCTGACCTGATTGCCGTATTTCCAAAGAATGACATCACAAAAATGTTGATATGGCAGGCAGTAGCATTACTAAACACTGCTTCGAAAACAGTAGAATCGCTCCGTTCAAAAATGAATGAGCTTGCATCCACGCTTCCGGAATATCCGGTTGTTATGGATATGAACGGTGTAGGGGCAACCCTTGGTCCGCAGCTTATCGCTGAGATTGGGGATGTTTCCCGTTTTACACACCGGGAAGCCCTTACTGCTTTTGCAGGTGTTGATCCCGGTAAAAATGATTCTGGAAAGCACATACAGAACAGTGTGCGAACCTCTAAAAAGGGGTCTCCCTACCTGCGTAAAACTCTTTTTCAGATCATGGACAGTCTTATCAAACGATCTCCAGTGGATGATCCTGTTTATGCCTTTATGGATAAAAAACGATCCGAAGGCAAACCTTATTATGTTTATATGACTGCCGGGGCAAACAAATTTCTCCGGATTTATTACGGTCGGGTAAGAGAATATCTATCCAACTTGTCGAATAATGAAACTATTTAA
- a CDS encoding serine hydrolase domain-containing protein, which yields MNSNMTEQLDQLFRMWDRGLCPGAQVLIRQHGKTLYEKCFGYGNLENKLKIHKESIFHVASISKEFTVMSILLLWKEGKLDLDDNIRKYLDEYINIETPITIRQMMNNVSGLRDQWELLFLRGIKINDQIDMDDINTTISLQKSLNFEPQSQYLYSNTGFHLLALIVEKLSQMSFPQFVKERIFTPLGMTHSFVRESFTQIVPDLTYSYQDEGNDTFYYNPLNYALYGPTSVNTCASDLCKVLDEYIHPNVIDPEIIELMKKPVLLSNGKTAEYCGGLITHKLHGLDVFGHGGADAAYRGEIICIPEKELEIVLISNTTTYAMSKLADKAACIVLGLPDCTEPAVPEHENAPARSGVFLTALPDDPMFVDITEQNGTFYMQREWCRTELVKEEDGGYRIGSLDEKIYFTDKEILYRLPARVLTLTPAKPTDPALFQEGTYYNDETDSFMKLVKTENTCEIHMRRYGKTTLYQSASGSIIFRMDANLIMYVKAENNTIIMDGGRVKHIIYQKQ from the coding sequence ATGAATTCAAATATGACAGAACAATTAGATCAGCTTTTCCGTATGTGGGATCGCGGTCTTTGCCCTGGCGCTCAGGTATTGATTCGCCAGCACGGTAAAACTCTTTACGAAAAATGTTTTGGATATGGAAATCTTGAAAATAAATTAAAAATCCATAAAGAAAGTATTTTCCATGTCGCATCGATTTCCAAAGAATTTACTGTTATGTCTATTCTTCTTCTCTGGAAAGAAGGAAAACTTGATTTAGATGACAACATCAGAAAATATTTAGATGAATATATCAACATTGAAACACCGATTACGATCCGCCAGATGATGAATAATGTCAGCGGACTTCGCGACCAATGGGAACTCTTATTTTTACGTGGTATCAAGATCAACGATCAGATTGACATGGATGATATCAATACAACGATATCTCTTCAGAAATCGCTGAACTTTGAACCGCAGTCACAGTATTTATACAGTAACACCGGTTTCCATTTATTGGCACTTATCGTTGAAAAGCTGTCGCAAATGAGCTTCCCACAATTTGTAAAAGAACGTATTTTCACTCCACTCGGAATGACACATTCTTTTGTCCGCGAAAGCTTTACACAGATTGTTCCGGATCTTACTTACTCTTACCAGGACGAAGGTAATGATACATTCTACTACAATCCACTGAACTATGCACTTTACGGACCAACCTCTGTAAATACCTGTGCTTCTGATCTCTGCAAAGTATTAGATGAGTACATTCATCCAAATGTGATCGATCCTGAAATTATCGAGCTTATGAAGAAACCTGTCCTTCTCAGCAATGGCAAAACGGCTGAATACTGCGGCGGACTGATCACCCATAAGCTTCATGGTCTGGATGTATTCGGTCATGGCGGTGCCGATGCTGCATACCGTGGTGAAATTATTTGCATTCCGGAAAAAGAACTGGAGATTGTACTGATCAGTAACACCACAACTTACGCAATGTCTAAGCTTGCCGATAAAGCCGCCTGCATCGTACTCGGATTACCGGATTGTACCGAACCAGCCGTGCCGGAACATGAAAATGCACCTGCCCGCAGCGGTGTATTCCTGACAGCACTTCCGGATGATCCAATGTTTGTTGATATCACAGAGCAAAACGGTACTTTCTATATGCAAAGAGAATGGTGCCGCACAGAACTGGTAAAAGAAGAGGATGGCGGTTATCGCATTGGTTCATTAGACGAAAAGATCTACTTCACAGATAAGGAAATCCTTTATCGACTTCCTGCCCGTGTACTTACATTGACCCCTGCCAAGCCTACAGATCCGGCACTTTTCCAGGAAGGAACCTATTACAACGATGAAACCGATTCCTTTATGAAATTAGTGAAAACTGAAAACACCTGTGAAATCCATATGCGTCGTTATGGAAAAACAACGCTTTACCAATCAGCATCCGGAAGTATTATCTTCCGAATGGATGCAAATCTTATAATGTATGTAAAAGCCGAAAATAATACCATCATTATGGATGGCGGCCGTGTAAAACATATCATTTACCAAAAACAATAA
- a CDS encoding GTP-binding protein: MVKIDLITGFLGSGKTTFIKKYAKYLLDKGMNIGILENDFGAVNVDMLLLQDLMGDNCELEMISGGCDKETHRRRFRTKLIAMGMCGYDRVIVEPSGIYDVDEFFDVLHDEPLDKWYEIGNVITIVDAKLEPELSEEADYLLASEAANAGSIILSRAEEATKEQIENTIEHLNRALEQVQCKRRLDREIMRKDGAELSKENFDKILKSGYVAENYRKMELDEKKGFDSLYFMELKISADELKTQVAKMMQDPECGGIFRVKGFVKDDAGSWMQLNATGHEISMKPIGDGQEVVIVIGEQLKEDCIRKYLEN, translated from the coding sequence ATGGTAAAAATAGATTTAATCACCGGTTTCTTAGGCTCCGGCAAGACAACGTTTATTAAAAAATATGCAAAATATCTTCTGGATAAAGGAATGAACATTGGTATCCTTGAGAATGATTTTGGTGCGGTAAATGTAGATATGCTTCTTTTGCAGGACCTGATGGGAGATAACTGTGAGCTTGAAATGATTTCCGGTGGGTGCGACAAAGAGACGCACAGGAGGCGTTTCCGGACGAAGCTGATCGCAATGGGAATGTGCGGATATGACAGAGTAATTGTTGAACCGTCCGGGATTTATGATGTAGACGAATTTTTTGACGTTCTTCACGATGAACCACTGGATAAGTGGTATGAGATTGGCAATGTGATTACGATCGTTGACGCAAAACTGGAGCCGGAATTGTCAGAAGAAGCAGACTATCTGCTTGCGTCTGAGGCTGCAAATGCAGGAAGCATCATCCTCAGCAGGGCAGAAGAAGCAACAAAAGAACAGATTGAAAATACAATTGAACATTTGAACAGAGCGCTTGAACAGGTTCAGTGCAAGCGAAGGCTGGATCGGGAAATCATGAGAAAAGATGGAGCAGAGCTTTCGAAAGAGAATTTTGATAAGATCTTAAAGAGCGGTTATGTTGCAGAAAATTATCGGAAGATGGAGCTGGATGAGAAAAAAGGTTTTGATTCGTTGTATTTTATGGAATTGAAAATTTCTGCAGATGAATTGAAGACGCAGGTTGCGAAGATGATGCAGGATCCAGAATGTGGCGGTATTTTCCGGGTGAAGGGATTCGTGAAAGATGATGCAGGAAGCTGGATGCAGCTGAATGCAACCGGTCATGAGATCAGTATGAAGCCGATCGGAGACGGGCAGGAGGTTGTGATTGTGATTGGGGAGCAGTTGAAGGAAGATTGCATACGGAAGTATCTGGAGAATTAG